The genomic DNA GGGCGATGCCGGGGCAGGGGACGAAGCCTGCGCCGAAGCTTTCGATCCAGCGGAGACGCCCGGTTTGACCCGTTCGCGGTCGGTCGGTCGGTTGAGCCTGCGCCCCGTGCGCGAACCTTTGGCCATTCCGGCCTGCGACATGTTTTTCCCGCTGTCCAACGTGGAAGGCGCGCAGAACATGGCCCGTTTGGACATTCGCAGTCAGGGGCTGGATTCGTGGAGGGCGCTTGAGGACCCGGTTCAGCGCAGTCTCGAATATGCCCTGAACATGCCTGCGGACGAGCCCGCCCTGGCGCGGCCTGGTATGTCTCTTACCTGGGGACAGGTGGTGCGGTCGTTGGAGGAATTTCTCGATCTGCTCCCGCTCCTGGACGCCGATCCCGACCTGTTGGCCGAGCGGTTCGTCTGGTATGGTATGCGTCAGAAGCCGCTCATGACCGGCTATTACACCCCGGAGATCGAGGCCAGCCTCACCCGGCGGCCGGGTTACGAGTTCCCCATCTACGGAGTGCCCGAAGATCTGCGTTATGGCCCGGTGCGCGGGCGCAGCCAGTTCTACCGGGTGGAGAGAGGACGTGTCCTGCCCTATTACCGGCGGGGCGATATGGATGTGCGCAAGGTCCTGGCCGGACGCGGGTTGGAGATAGCCTGGGCCAAGGACCCCGTGGACGTTTTCTACATGCAGGTGGAGGGGTGCGGACGGCTCCGGCTCCCCGACGGGACCACCCGCAACGTGCTTTACGGGGCCAAGAACGGCCACGGCTTCCGAAGTCTGGGCCGCATCCTCCACGCGCGCGGGCTTTTGCCCAACGGGCGGTTGGCCAAGGAGGACGTGCAAAAATATTTCGCCAAGCATCCCGAACGGATGTTTGAGCTGATGGCCGAGAACAGGAGCTACGTTTTCTTCCGTCTGGAAGACTCGCCGCCCGAAGGAACCATTGGAAAGCCGTTGACGCCGATGGTTTCACTGGCTACAGACCGAAAGCTCCTGCCGCTCGGCAGCCTGCTGGCCTTCGAGGCCGAAATCCCCGAGGCGCGGGACGGCCGTCCCGCGGGCAAGCGCAAGGTCGCGGGCATTGGATTGGCCCAGGATACCGGCACGGCCATCCGGGGCTCCCGCGTGGACTACTACATAGGCGAGGGCAACGCGGTGGCGCCCATCGCCAGCAATATCAAGACCGAGGCCACCGTTTACCTTCTCATAAGCAAAGAAGCACTTATCAATGGCTGACATTACACACGATTCCATCAAGACTACCCTTCGGGACGCCGTGGCACACCAGATTCGGTCCGTCATGGACTGGCATTACGGCGAGCCCGTGTACGAAGGCGATCCCGCCGATGATTTGAGCGGCCTCCAGGGCCTGCGCGAGCTGGTGGCCCGCCAGCACTGGTGCAATTTTCAACTCTGGCACGTCGAGGACCGCGCCCGCCGCAAGGATGTGGACGCCCACGTCATTGCGGACTGCAAGTACGCCATCGACAAGCTGAACCAGAAGCGCAACGATCTCATTGAGCGTGTGGACGGGTGTCTCGTCTCCATGATCGGGCCGCTGTTGCCCGAGGACGCGCCCGAGCGCTACAACACCGAGACCGTCGGCGCGGCTTTGGACAGGCTGTCCATCCAGTCGCTCAAAATATATCATATGAAAGAGCAGTGTTCGCGCAAGGACGTGGATGCCGAGCACATCCGCCAGTGCGACAGCAAGGTGGGCGTGTTGAAACGCCAGCACGCCGATCTGGAGCGGGCTGTCCTTGAGCTGATCGACGAGTATTTCGCCGGGACCAAGAAACCCAAGGTCTATTTCCAGTTCAAGATGTACAACGACCCGAAGCTGAACCCGGAACTTTACGGAAACAAGAAATAGGGGAGCCCCATGTCCCGGTACGAAACCGTCATCGGCCTGGAAGTCCATGCCCAGTTGAAAACCAAGAGCAAGATTTTCTGCTCTTGTTCCACCACATTCGGAAATGACCCCAACGAAAACGTCTGCGCGGTTTGTTCCGGTATGCCCGGCGTGTTGCCTGTGCTCAACGAGAAGGTCGTCGAGTACGCCGTCAAGGCCGGATTGGCCACCAATTGCGAGATCAATCTCAAGTCCGTGTTCGCGCGTAAGAACTACTTCTATCCCGATCTGCCCAAGGGATACCAGATTTCCCAGTTCGAGCTGCCCATCTGCGAGCACGGTCATGTGGACATTGAGGTGGACGGCAAGAAGAAGCGCGTGGGCCTGACCCGTATCCACATGGAAGAGGACGCGGGCAAGAACATTCACTCCGCCGCCGACAACGCCAGCTTCGTCGACCTCAACCGGACCGGCGTGCCGCTCATCGAAATAGTTTCCGAGCCGGATATGCGCTCGGCCGAGGAGGCTGTGGCCTACCTCAAGGAATTGCGTTCCGTGCTTCTCTACCTCGGTATCTGCGACGGCAACATGGAGGAGGGCAGCTTCCGCTGCGACGCCAACGTTTCCATCCGGCCCTTCGGCCAGGAGGAGTTCGGCACGC from Pseudodesulfovibrio thermohalotolerans includes the following:
- a CDS encoding DUF4254 domain-containing protein — protein: MADITHDSIKTTLRDAVAHQIRSVMDWHYGEPVYEGDPADDLSGLQGLRELVARQHWCNFQLWHVEDRARRKDVDAHVIADCKYAIDKLNQKRNDLIERVDGCLVSMIGPLLPEDAPERYNTETVGAALDRLSIQSLKIYHMKEQCSRKDVDAEHIRQCDSKVGVLKRQHADLERAVLELIDEYFAGTKKPKVYFQFKMYNDPKLNPELYGNKK
- a CDS encoding MltA domain-containing protein: MLHFFTDTRKPLWKAARLLLAVACLAALLSCVRSGPIFGHRPDVSSVDGKAEALEPAEAAGDAGAGDEACAEAFDPAETPGLTRSRSVGRLSLRPVREPLAIPACDMFFPLSNVEGAQNMARLDIRSQGLDSWRALEDPVQRSLEYALNMPADEPALARPGMSLTWGQVVRSLEEFLDLLPLLDADPDLLAERFVWYGMRQKPLMTGYYTPEIEASLTRRPGYEFPIYGVPEDLRYGPVRGRSQFYRVERGRVLPYYRRGDMDVRKVLAGRGLEIAWAKDPVDVFYMQVEGCGRLRLPDGTTRNVLYGAKNGHGFRSLGRILHARGLLPNGRLAKEDVQKYFAKHPERMFELMAENRSYVFFRLEDSPPEGTIGKPLTPMVSLATDRKLLPLGSLLAFEAEIPEARDGRPAGKRKVAGIGLAQDTGTAIRGSRVDYYIGEGNAVAPIASNIKTEATVYLLISKEALING